The genomic window TCAACCATTTGCCACCATTCTGGTGTAAGTTGAGCGGCGGGTGGTGAATAAACTAGCACTTTATCAGGCCCTTGAATGCTCATTAAATAAGCACCCGCGATGCCGTTCGATTTCATGGCTTCCAGATCGGCTGTGATGCCGGCTTTTGAAACTGCACCTTTAACCCAATACCAAAATACCCAAGGTTTTGCACTTTCGTTCTGTTGCGCAAAAAGGCTTGCTGAAAAGCAAAACAACAGCATGAATATAAAAACCTTGTTAAACCTAAATTTCATTTTTTTTATTTTATAAATACAAAAGGTAGCTTTCAACCCGCGAAACAATTTTTATTTGAGAATAGATTGCCACGTCGTTTCTCCCCGTAACGACTTATATTTATTTGTGTGCGATTTTATAACCCCGTAAGCCGAAATAAAGGACGAAAGCAAAACAAACCAAAGGGATACTATAACCAATCTGGATATTGTCGCCATACATATCGATTAAACTACCCATGCCGAATGGTAAAATTGCGCCACCCACAATCGACATGATCAACCATGAAGAGCCTGGTTTAGTATCATCACCTATGCCATCAATTCCCAGGGCAAAAATGGTTGGAAACATAATTGACATAAAGAATCCGATAGCGCCTAAAGCATAAACGACATAAGAACCTTTACCTAAAATGGCAACTAAACACAATAGAATAGAGATTACCGCATAAATAGCGAGCAGTTTATTCGATGATACAAACTGTAAAATCGCCGTCCCCGCGAAACGGCCTACAGTAAATAAAAAACCATAAATAGCTAAGTAAGATGCGGCTGTTTTTTCATCAAATCCCCCGCCCTGTTGAGCCATTCTAATAAAAAAACTGGTAACACAAACCTGCGCACCAACATAAAAGAATTGAGCAACAACCGCCCATTTTAAATGTTTGTGACGTAATGCGCCAAAAAAACTTCCCTTAGCCTCACCATCAATACTTTTGGTTTTAATTTCAGGAAGGTGGATAAAGTAAAATACAGCGGCTATTATCAATAAAACAATGCCAAGGGAAATGTATGGTGTTTTAACTGATGCTGCCTCTTCTAAGAAATAATTGTTTCTACCTACCTCCGTCATGGCTGCCAATTCTTCTTTGGTGTGCGATTTGCCTGAAAGAATAAACAATCCGCCAATCATGGGTGCCACCATAGCAGCCAGTCCGTTGAAAGATGCAGCAAGGTTTAATCTGCTTGTCGCTTTTGCAGGATCGCCCAATACAGCAGCATAAGGATTAGCAGAAGTTTCGAGCATGGTTAAACCACAACCTATAATAAAAAGTGCAATTAAAAATGTAATATAGGATAAGTTATTGGCGGCAGGAACAAATAAAAATGCACCGAACGCAAAGGCCAACAAACCTGAAATCATCGTTGCTTTATAACCCCACTTTTTCAAAATCATTCCGGCTGGAATAGCCATTAAAAAGTAGGCAAAGAAAACTGAGGTATCAATTAAAGTAGACTGCCTATTATTGAGGTTACAGGCTTTTTTTAAGTGTGGAATCAGGATGGAATCGAGGTTATGTGCCATTCCCCAAAGGAAAAACAAGCTGATTACGAGTATAAAAGGCAATAGATACTTCTTTCCTGATGACGGATCGCCCTCAGTTACAATTTCTGGCTGTGTGGTTATTGGTTCATTAGTCATTGGTTCATTAGTTAGGTTATTGGTTCATTAGTCATTAGTTCATTTGTTGTCAGCGATAGGTTTATTGGTTCATTAGTTCTTTGTTCATTGGTGTCTGTCGGTCGTTTTAATGATCTTTGGTAAGACTGTCGCTATAGGCACCCAGACCATTGAACTAATGAACCTTTTTCACCACCAAAAGATGGTCACAAACTAATACAACCGCTCCGTGTTGGTTGATAATTTCTACATGTTCGGTTACGGTACCATATTCTGGTCTTTTGCTCTCTCCTTTTTCGGATATCGTGATTTCAGAATGAATGGTATCACCAATAAAAACAGGTTTTACGAACCGCAATTTATCATATCCTTTGCTCATGGCTTCAGGATTGATTTCTGAAGCTGTTAAACCGATCCCAATGCTAAAGATCATCGTTCCGTGGGCGATTCGTTGTTTGAACGGTTGTGTCGCACACCATTCAGCATCCATATGGTGCGGAAAAAAATCGCCAGTATGACCTGCATGAACTACAAAATCGGTTTCGGTTATGGTACGACCTAAGGTTACACGTTTATCCTGTAATTGATAATCTTCAAAAAATGTTGATTTGAAATACATTTTGCTCTTTTTATACTGTTTCCGTCATTGCGAGCCTTCGATTTTCATCGAGGCGAAGCAATTTTTCTTTCTAAAAAGATTGCTTTGTCGTGCCTCCTCGCAATGACGATTTTATTAATAATTTACCCTTTTAATTTCTCTATAATCTTTACGCCACCAATATCACTCGATTGGTAGGCACTTTCTACCACGGCCATGGTTTGGATTACATCTTCCACACTGGTGTATAAAACATCGCTTGAACCTTCATTATAGCACATCAAATTGGCCATTGTGCCAATAAATGCCTCTGGAAACCAGGATCCCTCTAACTTAACTGTTTGCCATTCTGGTGATTTTTCGTCTTCTACAATACAGTATTCAAAAACATCAGGTACGCCATGCGGATAATCCATCAATAAGCCAATTTTAGCCACAATGGCGCCTTTGGTGCCCTCCCACTTGATGTAACTTTCCTGATGATTTGGACCGAAATCATGGTCGTGATTGGTGTTAATTACCGCATGCATCGTATCTCCATAATCGAATAAGATCGTAGAACGAGATGATGACAAACTTTTTGCCGGATGTTTTAAGGTTTTTGCTAAAATACTCTCTGGATTACCCAAAAACGAACGGATTAAATCGACATAATGAATGCTGTGGTACTGAATTTCTAAACGTGGATGAATAATTACATGCGGAAAAATCTCCCAGGGTGTTTTAATCGTTATACGGACTTCCATATCGTATAATTCGCCGATTAAACCTTTATCGATGATGTATTTTGCTGCACTTACAAATGGTGCAAAACGTAATTGAAAGTTTATAGCCGCTTTTAAATTCTTGGTTCTGCAGAGTTCGAGGATTTCTTTTGCCTGTGTAAAATCATCGCCCATTGGTTTTTGAATTAACACCGCACTTCCATCAGGCAACTGCTTTAATGTTTCGATGTATTGCTCGGGCATGATCGTTAAATCGTAAACTGCATTTGTTGGTGCCAGTTTTACGGCTTCGGCTACTGAATGGTATACGTTTGGAATTCCAAAAGCATCAGCCAATTTCTGTGCCCGCTCTTTGGTCCGGTTTACAATTCCATGCACCTCAAAACCAGCAATTTTATACGCTGGAAGATGCGCATCGGCCACTATTCCCCCTGCACCAATGATAATGATGGGCTGTTTGGAGTGTGGGAGTTGGGGTTTATATTTGATATCAATACTCATTTGTCAATTTCATTAATCTGGTTCTGTGCACGCTGGATAAGCGTTTCGGTTGCGGCATCGGTATTGATGGCCTGTAAAACCATTTGGTCGATGATGGCGGCAATAGCAGCCCAATTTTGTTTCTGCGGCAACATATTGGCCACCTCATGTAATTGTTCCAGTTTATGGTAATAAGGAATAACCTGATTGATCTCTTCATCTTTCCAGGTCGAAATCCTGCAACCGATCCCTCCTGCTAACGTCAGCTGTTTATCCTGTTCTGCAGCCATTGCAAAGCGGAGAAAATCGTAAGCAATGTCTTTATTTTTACTACCCTTTGCAATGGTGTAAAGCCAATATACGTTTAACGAAGCTGAGTTCTTACCTGGATCGGATGGCAATTGTTCCACATCAATTTTTCCTTTTACCTTGGAGTTTGCATCTACTTCACACATGGCCGCAAAACCAAACCAGTTGATCATCATTGCGGCTTCACCTTGTGAAAAGGCTATTCCTGCGGCTACAGATTCGAATGCTGCAGATTTTGGATGAACAGCAGTTTTATCGTTAACAATTTTACGGTAAAAGTTTAAACCATCAATGGCTGCCTGGGTATTAATCTGAATAAAACCATTTTTATCAACCAGTGTCCCGCCTCTCGTCCACAATTGCAAAGCAAAATCGAAAACGGTATTGTGGCCATCGGGATAACAGGCGAAAATACTGCCATATAAATTTTGTTCAGGACGGTTAAAAAAACGGGCAATCTGATGAAAATCTTCCCAGGTTTTAGGTACTGCTAAGGCTTTTCCGTATTGCGCCAAGTAATTAGCTTTTTCGGTTTCATTTTCGAATAGATCTCTTCTATAAATAAAACATTCCGGTCCATCATGAAATGGCAAGCCAACCACTTCCCAGCCGAAGCGCTGCAGCCCTAAAAGCGATTTGCTCCATCCCCTCGGGAAATCATCGGGTTTGTTTTTGTTGATGTAAGGGTTTAAAACTTCGAAATCATTGCCTGAATAGCCTTCCAAAACCCAATCGGTACTGATGTGCGCTAGATCAAAATCCCCTTTTGCCAAACCTTTTTGAGTGATGGTACTGTCGTAAAGTTCGTGCAGGTCCATTACCACCATTTCCAACTTTAGTGTACAGCCTGAACGGATACAATATTGTTCCCAGAATTTCTGCATGGCAGCTTCAAATGGCGCAAATTTACGAACGGCTATCCTGAAAGTTTCTACTTGGTTATGCATTTGCAATGGTTTGCTGTGTTATAAACTCTTTGATAATTTTTTCATTATCCTGTCCTAATTTTGGCGAGCCTATTGCTGAGGTCAACAATTCTCCATCAATACGGATCGGGCATCTTGTGGTTTCATATTTGTAACCATCTATCATTTCCACTTCCTGAACCATCTTCAACACCTTAAAACCCTCATGGGCCATTAAAGCATTCCAGTTTAATACATCGGCACACCAAATATCGGCAGGTTCTAAAATGGAAAGCCATTTTTCGGTAGTCGCCGATAAAAGATGATCGGCCAAAATGGCTTTAATCTCATCACGTTTATCGAATGCTTCGCTTACTTCCACATATTCTTCCAATTTATCGCAGTCAAGTAAATTTCCCAACTGTGGGATTGAACCCATCGCCAGGGCTAAATATCCGTTTTCTGTTTGATAAATCCCATAAGGAGCGCCTAAATATGCATTTGCGTTGTTCTTTTTAGAACGTTGGGGTAACGATCCGCCATCATTCATAAAAGTGGTGATGGTTTCAAACTGAAAATCGTAAGCGGACTCCATCATGCTGATCTGCACAAAACCACCTTCGTTTTTTAACGCTTTTCTATATAAACAGGCCAGGATTCCCTGCGCCAGGTGCGCGCCCGCCAACATATCTACAATGGATAAACCCATTGCTACAGGGCCACTACCGGCATTTCCGGTTAAAGCGGTTAAGCCGGTAACGGATTGCAAAAGTAAATCCTGCCCGGGTTTGTTTTTCCATTCCGTGTTGTTGCCATAGCCTGAAATTTCGCCATAAATTAGGGTTGGATTTAAAATGCTAACGGATTGATAATCGAAACCCAAACGCTCCATTACCCCCGGTCGGAAATTATGGATCATTACATCTGCTTTTTTAAGCAGTTCGCGTACCATTTCACAATCTTCTTCGCGTTTTAAATCAACTTCAAAACTTTCTTTATTCCTGTTGATGGCATGAAAAACAGATGATTCGCCATTCATAATCAGATTTGAAGTGTAGAGCGTGCGGCAAATGTCGCCAACACCCAAACGCTCAATTTTGATTACACGCGCACCCATGTCGGCCAGGCGCAAACTTGCTGATGGCCCCGATAGGAACTGGCTGAAATCGATAACTAAATAATCTTCAAGCGGTAGCATAATTTTGTTTATTAAATTTCGTACTACGTCATTGCGAGGCACGAAGCAATCTTTTATCGGTCATCATTCCCAACCAGATAGCTATCGGGTCGATTGGGAATCGTAATGCAATGCGCTTTAAGATTCCCGCCTACGCGGGAATGACGAGCAATTTTATTAATTCAACTCAAACTCTCTATTAATCTCAGCCGTATCAAAACCAAGTTTTGGTGCTGCTTTCGCGGCAAATAACTTTTCATTATCCAATCTAATCGGACTCACTGTTGTCTTTATTTTTTTGCCTTCATCTAAATCCAGTTCCTGTTCAATCTGTAGGCTTTTATAGGTATTCAATGCTGTAGCGGTTTGATAATTTAATACTTCTGCGCACCAAATACCATGGCCTTCCAAAAGATCAACCCAATGTTTTGTATCTTCTTTTTTAAAGGTTTCTGCCAGGCGGACAATTAATTTATCGCGGTTTTCGAATGCTGAACCTGCCTCCACATACAGATCGGTGATATCGCAATTGATGATGGTACAGATATTTGGCAGGTTGCCCATGGCCATGGCAATATAACCATCGTTGGTTTCGTACATGCCATAAGGAGCGCTTAAATAAGCGTGTGCACTGCCTTTTGCTCCACTTCTATCGGGCAATTTACCGCCATCGTTTAAGTAGGTGGTTAATACTTCAAACTGTACATCTAAAATAGATTCGAGCAAGCTCACCTCAACCAAAACACTTTTATTGCTTTTTGCCCTTTTGATCAAAGCAGCCATAATACCTTGTGCCAAATGATTTCCGCACATAATATC from Flavobacterium sp. W4I14 includes these protein-coding regions:
- a CDS encoding hypothetical protein (product_source=Hypo-rule applied; cleavage_site_network=SignalP-noTM; pfam=PF17132; transmembrane_helix_parts=Inside_1_19,TMhelix_20_37,Outside_38_166) encodes the protein MKATFCIYKIKKMKFRFNKVFIFMLLFCFSASLFAQQNESAKPWVFWYWVKGAVSKAGITADLEAMKSNGIAGAYLMSIQGPDKVLVYSPPAAQLTPEWWQMVEFAMSEAKRLDLKLGMHVSDGFALAGGPWIRPELSMQKVVWSKINVSNTATKINLPQPQSKEN
- a CDS encoding FHS family L-fucose permease-like MFS transporter (product_source=KO:K02429; cath_funfam=1.20.1250.20; cog=COG0738; ko=KO:K02429; pfam=PF07690; superfamily=103473; tigrfam=TIGR00885; transmembrane_helix_parts=Inside_1_23,TMhelix_24_41,Outside_42_62,TMhelix_63_85,Inside_86_91,TMhelix_92_111,Outside_112_114,TMhelix_115_134,Inside_135_154,TMhelix_155_177,Outside_178_208,TMhelix_209_228,Inside_229_256,TMhelix_257_279,Outside_280_293,TMhelix_294_316,Inside_317_320,TMhelix_321_338,Outside_339_342,TMhelix_343_365,Inside_366_376,TMhelix_377_396,Outside_397_405,TMhelix_406_425,Inside_426_433), with the translated sequence MTNEPITTQPEIVTEGDPSSGKKYLLPFILVISLFFLWGMAHNLDSILIPHLKKACNLNNRQSTLIDTSVFFAYFLMAIPAGMILKKWGYKATMISGLLAFAFGAFLFVPAANNLSYITFLIALFIIGCGLTMLETSANPYAAVLGDPAKATSRLNLAASFNGLAAMVAPMIGGLFILSGKSHTKEELAAMTEVGRNNYFLEEAASVKTPYISLGIVLLIIAAVFYFIHLPEIKTKSIDGEAKGSFFGALRHKHLKWAVVAQFFYVGAQVCVTSFFIRMAQQGGGFDEKTAASYLAIYGFLFTVGRFAGTAILQFVSSNKLLAIYAVISILLCLVAILGKGSYVVYALGAIGFFMSIMFPTIFALGIDGIGDDTKPGSSWLIMSIVGGAILPFGMGSLIDMYGDNIQIGYSIPLVCFAFVLYFGLRGYKIAHK
- a CDS encoding acyl dehydratase (product_source=COG2030; cath_funfam=3.10.129.10; cog=COG2030; pfam=PF01575; superfamily=54637); protein product: MYFKSTFFEDYQLQDKRVTLGRTITETDFVVHAGHTGDFFPHHMDAEWCATQPFKQRIAHGTMIFSIGIGLTASEINPEAMSKGYDKLRFVKPVFIGDTIHSEITISEKGESKRPEYGTVTEHVEIINQHGAVVLVCDHLLVVKKVH
- a CDS encoding putative dehydrogenase (product_source=COG0673; cath_funfam=3.40.50.720; cog=COG0673; pfam=PF01408; superfamily=51735), which produces MSIDIKYKPQLPHSKQPIIIIGAGGIVADAHLPAYKIAGFEVHGIVNRTKERAQKLADAFGIPNVYHSVAEAVKLAPTNAVYDLTIMPEQYIETLKQLPDGSAVLIQKPMGDDFTQAKEILELCRTKNLKAAINFQLRFAPFVSAAKYIIDKGLIGELYDMEVRITIKTPWEIFPHVIIHPRLEIQYHSIHYVDLIRSFLGNPESILAKTLKHPAKSLSSSRSTILFDYGDTMHAVINTNHDHDFGPNHQESYIKWEGTKGAIVAKIGLLMDYPHGVPDVFEYCIVEDEKSPEWQTVKLEGSWFPEAFIGTMANLMCYNEGSSDVLYTSVEDVIQTMAVVESAYQSSDIGGVKIIEKLKG
- a CDS encoding multiple sugar transport system substrate-binding protein (product_source=KO:K02027; cog=COG1653; ko=KO:K02027; pfam=PF01547; superfamily=53850), translated to MHNQVETFRIAVRKFAPFEAAMQKFWEQYCIRSGCTLKLEMVVMDLHELYDSTITQKGLAKGDFDLAHISTDWVLEGYSGNDFEVLNPYINKNKPDDFPRGWSKSLLGLQRFGWEVVGLPFHDGPECFIYRRDLFENETEKANYLAQYGKALAVPKTWEDFHQIARFFNRPEQNLYGSIFACYPDGHNTVFDFALQLWTRGGTLVDKNGFIQINTQAAIDGLNFYRKIVNDKTAVHPKSAAFESVAAGIAFSQGEAAMMINWFGFAAMCEVDANSKVKGKIDVEQLPSDPGKNSASLNVYWLYTIAKGSKNKDIAYDFLRFAMAAEQDKQLTLAGGIGCRISTWKDEEINQVIPYYHKLEQLHEVANMLPQKQNWAAIAAIIDQMVLQAINTDAATETLIQRAQNQINEIDK
- a CDS encoding CoA:oxalate CoA-transferase (product_source=KO:K18702; cath_funfam=3.40.50.10540; cog=COG1804; ko=KO:K18702; pfam=PF02515; superfamily=89796) codes for the protein MLPLEDYLVIDFSQFLSGPSASLRLADMGARVIKIERLGVGDICRTLYTSNLIMNGESSVFHAINRNKESFEVDLKREEDCEMVRELLKKADVMIHNFRPGVMERLGFDYQSVSILNPTLIYGEISGYGNNTEWKNKPGQDLLLQSVTGLTALTGNAGSGPVAMGLSIVDMLAGAHLAQGILACLYRKALKNEGGFVQISMMESAYDFQFETITTFMNDGGSLPQRSKKNNANAYLGAPYGIYQTENGYLALAMGSIPQLGNLLDCDKLEEYVEVSEAFDKRDEIKAILADHLLSATTEKWLSILEPADIWCADVLNWNALMAHEGFKVLKMVQEVEMIDGYKYETTRCPIRIDGELLTSAIGSPKLGQDNEKIIKEFITQQTIANA
- a CDS encoding CoA:oxalate CoA-transferase (product_source=KO:K18702; cath_funfam=3.40.50.10540; cog=COG1804; ko=KO:K18702; pfam=PF02515; superfamily=89796), with product MNRPLEGLLVLEFCQFLAGPSAGLKLADLGARVIKIERPKTGDACRSLSIKNLFVDEDSLLFHTINRNKESYAADLKNPEDLERLKKLIGKADVMTHNFRPGVMEKIGLDYENVQKINPKIVYGMVTGYGSEGPWKNKPGQDLLVQSVSGLTFLSGVDVDGPVPFGLSVSDIMCGNHLAQGIMAALIKRAKSNKSVLVEVSLLESILDVQFEVLTTYLNDGGKLPDRSGAKGSAHAYLSAPYGMYETNDGYIAMAMGNLPNICTIINCDITDLYVEAGSAFENRDKLIVRLAETFKKEDTKHWVDLLEGHGIWCAEVLNYQTATALNTYKSLQIEQELDLDEGKKIKTTVSPIRLDNEKLFAAKAAPKLGFDTAEINREFELN